The following proteins come from a genomic window of Anticarsia gemmatalis isolate Benzon Research Colony breed Stoneville strain chromosome 25, ilAntGemm2 primary, whole genome shotgun sequence:
- the LOC142983909 gene encoding potassium channel subfamily K member 9-like has product MKKQNVRTLSLIVCTFTYLLVGAAVFDALESSTERNRFEVLQAIEGMIIRKYNITEEDFRVMETVVLKSEPHKAGQQWKFTGAFYYATTVLTTIGYGHSTPATIGGKLFTMFYAIVGIPLGLIMFQSIGERVNRLSSVIIKSIKRAMNCKQTNASEVDLICVVTTLSSLTIAGGAAAFSKFEGWSYFDSVYYCFITLTTIGFGDMVALQKDNALNRKPSYVMFALIFILFGLAIVAACLNLLVLRFVTMNTEDEKRDQAQAEQAQQVAVRLEGDVITADGAVLRGVSRGTRLPADPRQVVTGDTSLVPLYVDEEYAPSVCSCSCNCFGPNKSIPYRDPLSPVPPTNIKQIKSKNYRELGSIPRYIEKSSSKNRSQSLRLNSASGYLYMNAKTNDFQLDPEDFREMVAKRREQLRRGMMMYEMRCNNNEQYLHPYRHSLSTRLETSPHSSSLYSMNLRSENRSNDPLVDDYDSEKSSYAKKKLMKNIARNTSNKRMENYFYDDAVLHFDDEYAFDGSILFAKRRKSIDRNWEEYTCEMPRNHAADQVSQDGSYGYYLPDDEEQDQYFVNDTLTFQMPPHRASI; this is encoded by the exons ATGAAGAAACAAAATGTTCGCACTCTATCATTAATTGTGTgcacatttacatatttactggTTGGTGCCGCTGTGTTCGACGCATTAGAGTCATCTACTGAAAGAAACAGATTTGAAGTATTGCAAG CTATAGAAGGCATGATCATCAGAAAGTACAACATCACCGAGGAGGACTTCCGTGTGATGGAGACTGTGGTCCTCAAGTCAGAGCCACACAAGGCCGGCCAGCAGTGGAAGTTCACTGGCGCTTTCTATTATGCTACTACTGTGCTTACTACCATTG GCTATGGACACTCAACTCCTGCTACGATCGGCGGCAAGCTGTTCACTATGTTCTACGCGATAGTCGGCATACCTCTGGGCCTCATCATGTTCCAGAGTATCGGTGAAAGAGTCAACAGACTCAGTAG CGTGATAATTAAGTCAATAAAACGGGCAATGAACTGCAAACAAACGAACGCGTCGGAGGTGGACCTGATCTGCGTGGTGACCACGCTGTCTTCGCTCACAATAGCGGGGGGTGCTGCTGCATTCTCCAAGTTCGAGGGCTGGAGCTACTTCGATAGCGTGTATTATTGTTTCATCACGCTAACTACTATAG GCTTCGGCGACATGGTGGCTCTTCAGAAAGACAACGCGTTGAACCGCAAGCCGTCGTACGTGATGTTCGCGCTGATCTTCATACTGTTCGGACTGGCGATCGTCGCCGCGTGTCTCAACTTGCTCGTGCTGAGGTTCGTCACCATGAACACTGAGGATGAGAAGCGAGACCAGGCGCAAGCTGAACAG GCACAGCAAGTGGCAGTCCGTTTGGAGGGTGACGTGATCACAGCTGATGGTGCTGTACTGCGAGGAGTGTCACGTGGCACCCGGCTACCTGCTGACCCACGACAGGTCGTCACAG GTGACACATCCCTGGTGCCGTTGTATGTAGACGAGGAGTACGCGCCCAGCGTTTGTAGCTGTTCATGCAACTGCTTTGGACCTAACAa ATCAATACCATACCGCGATCCGCTATCACCAGTACCACCAACCAACATCAAGCAAATCAAATCTAAGAACTACCGCGAACTCGGCAGCATACCGCGATACATAGAGAAATCATCATCGAAAAACCGCTCTCAGTCACTCCGGCTTAACTCCGCATCCGGCTACTTATATATGAACGCTAAGACTAACGACTTCCAACTAGATCCTGAAGATTTCAGAGAAATGGTCGCCAAAAGACGCGAACAACTCCGCAGAGGAATGATGATGTATGAAATGAGATGTAACAATAATGAGCAGTACTTACATCCGTACAGACACAGTCTAAGCACGAGGCTGGAGACCAGCCCGCACAGCTCATCGCTATACTCCATGAACCTAAGGTCAGAGAACAGGAGCAACGACCCGCTAGTTGACGACTACGACTCGGAAAAGTCGAGCTACGCGAAGAAGAAGCTAATGAAGAACATCGCACGAAACACCAGCAACAAACGCATGGAAAACTACTTCTACGACGATGCAGTGTTGCACTTCGACGATGAATACGCCTTCGACGGCTCGATACTCTTCGCTAAGAGAAGAAAATCTATAGATAGGAACTGGGAAGAATACACCTGCGAAATGCCCAGGAACCATGCCGCGGACCAGGTCTCCCAGGACGGCAGCTACGGGTACTACCTACCTGATGATGAGGAACAAGATCAGTACTTCGTGAATGATACGTTAACCTTCCAAATGCCACCACACAGAGCGAGCATATAG